The genomic DNA GCGGCGCTTCAGGGTCGGCACCGGCCAGCCACAGGTCAGCACCGCAGATCGGCTTGATACCCGCCCCCATGGCGGCCTTGTAGAACTTCACCAACGCGCACATGTTGCTCTGGTCGGTGATCGCCACCGCAGGCATGTTCATCCCGGCCAGCGCCTTGGCCAGCGGTTTGATCCGCACCAGACCGTCGACCAGCGAGAATTCGGAGTGGACGCGCAGGTGAACGAAGGGAACCGACATGGAAGATCCTGTAGCAGTGCTGAACGACAAGGGCGGGATTGTAGCGTAAAAGCGAGGGGGTTTTGGGGCCGCAAGGCGACCCCGACATGCTAGATCAGAGAATCGGTAATGCCTTCGCGGGCTTCCCAGGCGGCACGTACCGGCGCAAAGGAGCGCCGATGAATGGGCGTGGGCCCGAGCCGGGCCAAAGCTTCAAGGTGTACCGGTGTCGGATACCCCTTGTGCCCGCCCATCCCATAACCCGGGTAGATCAGCTCGAATGCGCTCATCTCGCGATCACGGGTCACTTTGGCCAGGATCGACGCTGCAGCGATGGCTGGCACCTGACTATCCCCCTTGATAACCGGAGCAGCCGGCACCGACAGTTTGGGGCAGCGGTTACCGTCGATCAGTGCAAGCTTGGGTGTGACACTCAAGCCCTCCACTGCACGCTGCATGGCCAGCATGGTGGCCTGAAGAATGTTCAGCCGATCGATTTCCTCGACCTCGGCGCGCGCGATGCAAAAGCTCAGGGCTTTGGCACAGATCTCGTCGAACAGCGCTTCGCGCTTGGCTTCGGTGAGTTTCTTCGAGTCGTTGAGGCCGAGGATAGGCCGCGCCGGGTCAAGAATCACCGCCGCTGTCACGACCGCCCCGCACAGCGGGCCTCGCCCGACTTCGTCGACACCGGCAACCAGGTCCTCGACCAGGTTGAAATCCAGTCCTATCTGCATGTCAGCGGTCCTTGAGCAAAGCCAGCACCGCGTCGGCTGCCTGGTTGGAGGCGTCGCGGCGCAGGGTACGGTGAATCTCATCGAAGCGTTCGGTCTGCTGCCTGCCATCGGCCACCAGGGGGGCAAGGGTTTGCGCCAGGGCTTCGCTGGTGGCGGCATCCTGCAGCAACTCTGGCACCAACTCGCGCTGGGCGAGCAAGTTGGGCAACGACACGTAGGGGCTTTTCACCAGACGCTTGAGAATCCAGTAGGTCAGTGGCGCGAGGCGATAGGCAACGACCATGGGGCGCTTGTACAGCATGGCCTCCAGGGTGGCGGTACCCGACGCGATCAGCACCGCATCACAGGCAGCCAGCGCCTGATGCGACTGGCCATCAAGCAGCGTCAGAGGCAATTCACGACCTTCAAGCATCTGTTCGAGCTGTGCCCGCCGCGCTCCATTGGCGCATGGCAATACAAAGTGCACACCGGGTATCAGTTCGACCAAGCGCTGCGCCGCATCCAGGAACAACGCACCCAGGCGCCCGACTTCCCCGCCACGGCTGCCAGGCATCAGGGCAACCACCGGCCCTGCATCAAGCCCCAGCGCCATGCGCGCAGCCTGCCGATCCGCAGCCAACGGTATGGTATCGGCCAACGGATGGCCGACGAACCTTACCGGCACACCCTGCTCTTCATAGAAGCGTGCTTCGAATGGCAGCAGCGTCAGCATCAGATCGCAGCCTTCACGAATCTTTAGTACCCGCTTCTGCCGCCATGCCCAGACTGACGGGCTGACGTAATGCACGGTCTTGATACCGGCTTGGCGCAGCTTCAATTCGATATTGAGGGTGAAGTCAGGTGCGTCGATGCCAATGAACACATCGGGCTTCTCGGCGATCAAGGTCTGGATCAGTGCCTTGCGCCGCTTGAGCAGCTCGCGCAGGCGCCCAAGGACTTCGACCAGGCCCATTACCGCCAGACGTTCCATCGGGAAATACGACTGCATGCCCTCGGCTTCCATCAGTGGGCCGCCGACGCCGATGAAACGCACCTGTGGATGACGCGCCTTCAAGGCGCGCATCAGACCGGAACCGAGAATATCGCCGCTGGCCTCACCCGCGACCAGGGCTACGCAAAGTTGCGCCATGTCAGCGGGTAATGCCGCGAGCAGAATTCACGATCGACTGACGGAACAAGTCGACCTCTGGATGTTTGCCTGCCAACTCATCCAGCTCTTTGACCGCTTCTTCAACGGTCAGGCCCTGGCGGTAGACGATCTTGTAGGAACGACGCAGGGCATGGATAACCTCGTCGCTGAAACCGCGACGGCGCATGCCTTCGAAGTTCATGCTGCGGGCTTCGGCGGGGCTGCCAAATACCGTGACGAATGCCGGAACATCCTTGCCGATCGCCGTGCCCATGCCGGAGAAGGCATGCGCGCCGATGTGGCAGTACTGGTGCACCAGGGTGAAACCGGACAGGATCGCCCAGTCACCCACATGCACATGCCCGGCCAGCGCAGTGTTGTTCACCAGGATGCAATGGTTACCGATGACACTGTCATGGCCGATGTGGGCGTAGGCCATGATCAGGTTGTGGTCACCCAGCGTGGTTTCAGCGCGATCCTGAACCGTGCCACGGTGAATGGTCACACCCTCGCGAATCACGTTGTGGTCACCGATCACCAGCCGCGTTGGTTCACCTTTGTACTTCAGGTCCGGGGTGTCTTCGCCGATCGAGGAAAACTGGTAGATGCGATTGTGCTTGCCGATCCGGGTTGGGCCCTTGAGCACCACGTGAGGACCAATGACGGTACCCTCCCCGATTTCAACATCAGGACCAACGATCGACCACGGGCCCACCTCGACGCCATCGGCCAGTTTGGCCGACGGATCGATGATCGCCCGCGGATCAATCGAATTCATAGCTCGCGTTCCGCACAGGTGATCTCAGCCGAGCACACTGGCTTACCATCGACCAGTGCCCGGCACTCGAACTTCCAGATGGTCTTCTTACGGCCGATGAACTTGGCCTCCAGCACCAGCTGGTCGCCGGGCAGGACGGGCTGACGGAAACGCAGCTTGTCGGAACCTACGAAGTAATAGAGCGTGCCGTCGGCCGGCTTGGCATCGAGCATCTTGAAACCGAGAATGCCTGCAGCCTGTGCCATGGCCTCGATGATCAGCACGCCTGGCATCACCGGGTGTTCCGGGAAATGCCCGTTGAAGAACGGCTCGTTGATGCTGACATTCTTGTAGGCACGAATGCTCTGGGCCTCGAAGTCCAGATCCGTTACACGATCCACCAACAGGAAAGGGTAACGGTGAGGCAGGTATTCGCGAATCTCGTTGATGTCCATCATTTCGGGGGGAAGCCTGTAATAAGAATAGGGAGCGCAGGTGCTGACCACACGCTCCTTTTGCAATCCAAAGAGGAGCCAGCTAGCGACTGTTCACTCTTGCTCAGGAAATGGTATCAGCCTTCTGATGTCGGCTGGCCACCTGAGGTCACGGTATCGACACGTTTTTCCAGCTGCTGGAGACGTTTGGACATGTCATCCAGCTGGCGGATACGCGCAGCGCTCTTGCGCCAGTCAGCCAGTGGCTGCATGGCAGTGCCGGAAGAATACGCACCCGGTTCGGTGATCGAACGGGTGACCATGGTCATCCCGGAAACGAATACGTTGTCGCAGACATCAATGTGCCCCACCATGCCGACGCCACCGGCAATGGTGCAGTGTTTGCCAATGCGCGTGCTGCCGGAAATCCCGACGCAGGCAGCCATGGCCGTGTGCTCACCGATCTGCACGTTGTGAGCGATCTGGATCTGGTTGTCGAGCTTGACGCCGTCGGCGATCCGCGTGTCGGACAACGCGCCCCGGTCGACAGCGGTGTTCACACCGATTTCGACGTCATCACCTATGGTGACACCGCCGATCTGGGCGATCTTGCGCCATACGCCCTTCTCGTTGGCAAAGCCGAAGCCCTCACCACCGATCACCGCGCCAGACTGGATGACCACGCGCTTGCCTATGGTCACGTCGTGATACAGCGTGACCCGCGGTGCCAGCCAGCCACCCTCACCAACCACACAACGGGCGCCGATCACGCAATGCGCACCGATGCTGACGTTGGCGCCAATGCGTGCGCCACTCTCGATGACCACGAACGGCCCAATGCTGGCACTGGCATCCACCTGCGCATCCTCGGCAACCACGGCGCTGGGATGAATTCCCGCTACAGCCTTGGGCTTGGGATCGAACAGGTGGGAAATGCGCGCGTAGGCCAGGTACGGGTCCGCCACGATCAGCGCATTGCCGGCAAAGCCTTCGGCATCTGCAGCCTGCAGCAGCACCGCTGCTGCCTGGCAGTTATCCAGGTATTTGCGGTACTGCTTGTTGGCGAGAAAGCTCAACTGACCGGGGCCGGCCTCCTGCAAGGTGGCCAGACCGGTGATCTGCAGCGCCTCGGAGCCTTTGAGAGTGGCCCCGAGGGCCTCGGCCAACTGGCCGAGCGTCATGGTCACGGTCATATCAACGGGCTTGGTTCATGCGCTCGATGACTTGGCGGGTGATGTCGTACTGAGGCTTGACATCAATGACCGCGCCACGCTCGAGGACCAGGTCGTAACCGCCTTTCTTGATCACTTCCTCGACAGCGCCGTCGAGCTTGGGCTTGAGCTGCTTGAGCATGTCGCGGTCAGCAACCGCCTTGGCTTCATTCAGTTCCTTGGACTGGAACTGGAAGTCACGGGCCTTTTGCTTGAATTCAAGCTCCAGGCGCTCACGCTCCGGCTGGGCCATCTTGTCGCCGCCTTTGATCAAGCGGTCCTGAATGCCTTTGGCGCTGCTTTCCAGGGTCTTGAGCTTGGTCAGCTGCGGGCCGAACTTCTTCTCGGCATCCACCGCGTATTTCTTGGCGGCATCAGATTCGAGCAACGCCATCTGATAGTTCAGCACGGCAACCTTCATTTCGGCGAAAGCCGGGGTGGCGACCAGCGCCGCGGCCAGTAAGGCCAGTTGAGTCAACTTACGCACGATGCACTCCTGGATAAACCGTTGTCGTTAAGCAAGGGCCGACCTTAGAAGGTCTGGCCCAGAGAGAATTGGAACACCTGGGTATCGGCATCGTCCGGCTTCTTGACCGGCATTGCCAGGCTGAAGCTCAACGGGCCCAGCGCGGTGATCCAGGTCACACCCAGGCCCACGGAGCTGGCCATGTCCGAGAAACCGACCTTGGCGCAGTCAGGCTTGGAACCGCAATTGGTGTCGAACACGTTACCCACATCCCAGAACACGGAGGTGCGCAGCGAACGCTGGTCCTTCACGAACGGCAGCGGGAACAACAGCTCTACGCCACCTTGCACCAGGACGTTGCCACCGAACGGCAGTGGGTCTTGGTCCGGGTCCAACTCAGTGCCGGGCCTGTTAGCTGCACCTGTGCTGGGCGTACTACGTGGGCCCAGGCTGCTGTCCTTGAAGCCGCGAACGGAGTTGAAGCCACCCGCATAGTAGTTCTCGTAGAACGGCAGGCCCGAAGTACCACCGTAACCATCACCATAGCCCAGTTCGGTATGCAGACGCAGGGTGTACTCGTTGTTGATCGGCTTGAACAGCTGGCCGCGGTAATCAAGCTTGTAGAACGACAGATCGCTACCCGGAATCGTCGATTCCAGGGTCAGGCTCTGGGAGTGACCACGGGTTGCCAGCACGCCCTTGTTCAAGGTCGACTCGGACCAACCGATCGACGCCTTGAAGTTCAGGAAGTTATCACCCTCTTGATCGAGGAAGTCGAAGATCTCGTCAACGGTATAACGACCGGTCTTGATTTTGTCCTGCTGCACGCTGAGGCCGTAAGTCAGACGCGAGGTTTCACTGATCGGGTAGCCAAGGCTGACGCCTGCACCCAGGCTGTCGACCGCATAGCTGGCCACGTCAACGTCAAGGTCGTCGTAGTCGGTGCTGCGGTAGAACGCGTTGTAACCCAGGCTGACGCCGTCGGCAGTGAAGTAGGGGTCAACGAAACCGAAGTTGTAGCGGGTCTGGTATTCCGAACGGGTCAGACCGATGGAAACCTTGTTACCGGTACCGAGGAAGTTGGTCTGGCTGATCGAACCGCCCAGGATCAGGCCGGCGCTCTGGGCGAAGCCCACGCTGGCGGTGATCGAGCCGGATGCCTGCTCTTCGACACTGTAGTTGACGTCGACCTGGTCGTCGGTGCCCGGCACTGGCGGGGTCTCGACGTTGACTTCCTTGAAGAAGCCGAGGCGCTCCAGGCGGGTCTTGGACTGGTCGATCAGGTAGGTCGAAGCCCAGCCGCCTTCCATCTGGCGCATTTCGCGGCGCAGCACTTCGTCTTCGGTCTTGGTGTTGCCGCGGTAGTTGATGCGGTTGACGTAGGCACGCTTGCCCGGGTCGACCACGAACATGATGTCGACGGTGTGGTCTTCGTCATTGGGCTGTGGCACGCCGTTGACGTTGGCGAAGGTATAACCTTCGTTACCCAAACGGCGGGTGATCAGCTCGGAAGTGGTGGTCATCACCTTGCGCGAGAACACCTGGCCCGGCTGCACCAGCAGCAGCGACTTGACCTGGTCTTCCGGCACCTTCAGGTCACCCGACAGCTTCACGTCACGAACGGTGTACTTTTCGCCTTCGTTGACGTTGACGGTGATGTAGACGTGCTTCTTGTCCGGGGTGATCGACACCTGGGTGGAAGCGATGTCCATGTTGATGTAGCCGCGGTCCAGGTAGTAGGAACGCAGGCGCTCCAGGTCACCGGAGAGTTTCTCGCGGGCGTACTTGTCGTCATTCTTGAAGAACGACAGCCAGTTGGTGGTCTTGAGCTCGAACAGCTGCGCCAGCTCTTCATCGTCGAACACGGTGTTGCCGACGACGTTGATGTGCTGGATGGCAGCGACGGTGCCTTCGTTGATCTTGATCTTCAGGGCAACCCGGTTGCGCGGTTGCGGCACCACCTCGGCATCGACCTCGGCCGAGTAGCGGCCCTGGGCCACGTACTGGCGCTGCAGTTCGTTACGCACGCCTTCGAGGGTGGCACGCTGGAAGATCTCGCCTTCGGCCAGGCCCGACTGTTTCAGGCCCTTCATCAGGTCTTCGGTGCTGATCGCCTTGTTGCCTTCGATCTCGATGCTCGACACCGACGGGCGCTCGACCACGTTGATGATCAGGACATCGCCGTCGCGGTTCAGCTGGATATCCTGGAAGAAGCCGGTCTTGAACAGCGAGCGGGTCGACTCCACCAGGCGCCGATCATCGGCCTGATCGCCCACGTTCAGGGGCAAGGCACCGAAAACGCTGCCGGCGGATACCCGCTGCAGGCCGTTGACACGAATATCGGAGATGGTGAAGGACTCGGCGTGAACTTCAGCGATCATCAATGCGGAGAGGACCGCAGTTAGCAGCAGACGTTTCATGAAGTCCTTTTATTCCAACTGGCAATAAACAACCTGCCGCAAATGGCGGCAGGTTTGCAATGCGAAGCTTTTATAGTCGACCCAGATCGTTGATCAGGGCGAGCAACATCACCCCTATGACCAAACTGATACCGATCTGGACCCCCCAACCTTGAACCCGATCCGACAATGGACGACCGCGCGCCCACTCGACCAGGTAAAACAGCAAATGCCCCCCATCCAACACTGGAATGGGCAGCAGGTTAAGAACCCCCAGGCTAATGCTCAGGTAGGCAAGGAAATTCAGGAAATCCCCCACGCCGGACTGGGCTGAAGCGCCCGCCACTTTAGCAATGGTTATCGGTCCGCTCAAGTTTTTTACCGAGAGCTCACCGAACAGCATTTTCTTCAGGGATTCGAGGGTCAGAACGCTCATGTTCCACGTCCGGGAAAGGCCCTCGCCTACCGCGTCCAGCGGACCATAGCTGACCTCACGAAGCATGCCGGCAGGCCACTCGCCGCTTTTCACCCCGGCCCCCAGGTAACCACCGGCAGCCTCGCCCTCACCTTTTCGAGCCAGTGTTACCGGTACATCCAGCGCCGTACCGTCGCGCTCGATACGCACCACGACCCTGGCTTCAGGGCGGGCGCGCACGCTATCGACAACCTGCTGCCAGTCACTCAAGGCCAACCCATCGATACTCAACAGCCTGTCACCGGTTTTCAGACCGGCAGCCGCCGCTGGCCCTTTGGGATCGATCTCGGCCAGCACGGGCGCCACTACCGGGCGCCATGGCCGCAGCCCAAGC from Pseudomonas putida includes the following:
- the rnhB gene encoding ribonuclease HII, with the translated sequence MQIGLDFNLVEDLVAGVDEVGRGPLCGAVVTAAVILDPARPILGLNDSKKLTEAKREALFDEICAKALSFCIARAEVEEIDRLNILQATMLAMQRAVEGLSVTPKLALIDGNRCPKLSVPAAPVIKGDSQVPAIAAASILAKVTRDREMSAFELIYPGYGMGGHKGYPTPVHLEALARLGPTPIHRRSFAPVRAAWEAREGITDSLI
- the lpxB gene encoding lipid-A-disaccharide synthase, which encodes MAQLCVALVAGEASGDILGSGLMRALKARHPQVRFIGVGGPLMEAEGMQSYFPMERLAVMGLVEVLGRLRELLKRRKALIQTLIAEKPDVFIGIDAPDFTLNIELKLRQAGIKTVHYVSPSVWAWRQKRVLKIREGCDLMLTLLPFEARFYEEQGVPVRFVGHPLADTIPLAADRQAARMALGLDAGPVVALMPGSRGGEVGRLGALFLDAAQRLVELIPGVHFVLPCANGARRAQLEQMLEGRELPLTLLDGQSHQALAACDAVLIASGTATLEAMLYKRPMVVAYRLAPLTYWILKRLVKSPYVSLPNLLAQRELVPELLQDAATSEALAQTLAPLVADGRQQTERFDEIHRTLRRDASNQAADAVLALLKDR
- the lpxA gene encoding acyl-ACP--UDP-N-acetylglucosamine O-acyltransferase, yielding MNSIDPRAIIDPSAKLADGVEVGPWSIVGPDVEIGEGTVIGPHVVLKGPTRIGKHNRIYQFSSIGEDTPDLKYKGEPTRLVIGDHNVIREGVTIHRGTVQDRAETTLGDHNLIMAYAHIGHDSVIGNHCILVNNTALAGHVHVGDWAILSGFTLVHQYCHIGAHAFSGMGTAIGKDVPAFVTVFGSPAEARSMNFEGMRRRGFSDEVIHALRRSYKIVYRQGLTVEEAVKELDELAGKHPEVDLFRQSIVNSARGITR
- the fabZ gene encoding 3-hydroxyacyl-ACP dehydratase FabZ, whose translation is MMDINEIREYLPHRYPFLLVDRVTDLDFEAQSIRAYKNVSINEPFFNGHFPEHPVMPGVLIIEAMAQAAGILGFKMLDAKPADGTLYYFVGSDKLRFRQPVLPGDQLVLEAKFIGRKKTIWKFECRALVDGKPVCSAEITCAEREL
- the lpxD gene encoding UDP-3-O-(3-hydroxymyristoyl)glucosamine N-acyltransferase, whose amino-acid sequence is MTVTMTLGQLAEALGATLKGSEALQITGLATLQEAGPGQLSFLANKQYRKYLDNCQAAAVLLQAADAEGFAGNALIVADPYLAYARISHLFDPKPKAVAGIHPSAVVAEDAQVDASASIGPFVVIESGARIGANVSIGAHCVIGARCVVGEGGWLAPRVTLYHDVTIGKRVVIQSGAVIGGEGFGFANEKGVWRKIAQIGGVTIGDDVEIGVNTAVDRGALSDTRIADGVKLDNQIQIAHNVQIGEHTAMAACVGISGSTRIGKHCTIAGGVGMVGHIDVCDNVFVSGMTMVTRSITEPGAYSSGTAMQPLADWRKSAARIRQLDDMSKRLQQLEKRVDTVTSGGQPTSEG
- a CDS encoding OmpH family outer membrane protein → MRKLTQLALLAAALVATPAFAEMKVAVLNYQMALLESDAAKKYAVDAEKKFGPQLTKLKTLESSAKGIQDRLIKGGDKMAQPERERLELEFKQKARDFQFQSKELNEAKAVADRDMLKQLKPKLDGAVEEVIKKGGYDLVLERGAVIDVKPQYDITRQVIERMNQAR
- the bamA gene encoding outer membrane protein assembly factor BamA, whose product is MKRLLLTAVLSALMIAEVHAESFTISDIRVNGLQRVSAGSVFGALPLNVGDQADDRRLVESTRSLFKTGFFQDIQLNRDGDVLIINVVERPSVSSIEIEGNKAISTEDLMKGLKQSGLAEGEIFQRATLEGVRNELQRQYVAQGRYSAEVDAEVVPQPRNRVALKIKINEGTVAAIQHINVVGNTVFDDEELAQLFELKTTNWLSFFKNDDKYAREKLSGDLERLRSYYLDRGYINMDIASTQVSITPDKKHVYITVNVNEGEKYTVRDVKLSGDLKVPEDQVKSLLLVQPGQVFSRKVMTTTSELITRRLGNEGYTFANVNGVPQPNDEDHTVDIMFVVDPGKRAYVNRINYRGNTKTEDEVLRREMRQMEGGWASTYLIDQSKTRLERLGFFKEVNVETPPVPGTDDQVDVNYSVEEQASGSITASVGFAQSAGLILGGSISQTNFLGTGNKVSIGLTRSEYQTRYNFGFVDPYFTADGVSLGYNAFYRSTDYDDLDVDVASYAVDSLGAGVSLGYPISETSRLTYGLSVQQDKIKTGRYTVDEIFDFLDQEGDNFLNFKASIGWSESTLNKGVLATRGHSQSLTLESTIPGSDLSFYKLDYRGQLFKPINNEYTLRLHTELGYGDGYGGTSGLPFYENYYAGGFNSVRGFKDSSLGPRSTPSTGAANRPGTELDPDQDPLPFGGNVLVQGGVELLFPLPFVKDQRSLRTSVFWDVGNVFDTNCGSKPDCAKVGFSDMASSVGLGVTWITALGPLSFSLAMPVKKPDDADTQVFQFSLGQTF
- the rseP gene encoding RIP metalloprotease RseP, coding for MTALYMIIGTLVALGVLVTFHEFGHFWVARRCGVKVLRFSVGFGPGLLRWHDRHGTEFVVAAIPLGGYVKMLDEREGEVPLALADQSFNRKSVRQRIAIVAAGPIANFLLAIVFFWLLAMLGTQQIRPVIGAVEPGSLAASAGLVAGQEIVSIDGKATSGWSAVNLQLVRRLGESGTLQVGVRDEGSSAERQLQVKLDSWLKGADEPDPIQSLGLRPWRPVVAPVLAEIDPKGPAAAAGLKTGDRLLSIDGLALSDWQQVVDSVRARPEARVVVRIERDGTALDVPVTLARKGEGEAAGGYLGAGVKSGEWPAGMLREVSYGPLDAVGEGLSRTWNMSVLTLESLKKMLFGELSVKNLSGPITIAKVAGASAQSGVGDFLNFLAYLSISLGVLNLLPIPVLDGGHLLFYLVEWARGRPLSDRVQGWGVQIGISLVIGVMLLALINDLGRL